From Micromonospora auratinigra:
GACCATCGGCTACACCAACGCCTCCTGGACGCTCAAGGCCGACCTCGTCGCCACGTACGTCTGCCGGCTGCTGCGCCACCTCGACGCCACCGGCCAGCAGATCGTGACCCCGCTGGCCCCCGACACCGACGACCTCGAACCGATCATCGACCTGCAGTCCGGGTACGTGCTGCGCGCCGTCGACCAGCTGCCCAAGCAGGGACCGCGGGCACCGTGGCGGCTGCACCAGAACTACCCCCGCGACGTCCGGCTGATGCGGCGCGGCCCGCTCACCGACGGGGTGCGCTTCTCCCGCGCCACCGCGCCCGCCACCGAACCCACCGCCCCCGTCGCCGGAGCAGGAGCACCGTGATGCGTGACTACGTCTTCCCCGGCGGCACCGCCGTGGTCACCGGCGCGGCCAGCGGGATCGGCGAGGCGCTGGCGCACGGCCTGGCCCGGCGCGGCGCCCACCTGGTCCTGCTCGACCGGGACGCCGACCGGCTCGACGCCGTGGTGGCGGCGATCCGCACCGCCCACCCGGACCGGCGGATCGAGACCCACCTGGTCGACCTCGCCGACGCCGACGCCACCGACCGGGTGGCCGCCGCGGTCCGCGCCGCCCATCCCCGGATCCGGCTGCTGGTCAACAACGCCGGGGTGGCGCTGGGCGGCCGCTTCGACCAGGTGACCCTGGACGAGTTCCTCTGGGTCGTCGACATCAACTTCCGGGCCGTCGTCCGGCTCACCCACGCGTTGCTGCCGGCGCTCAAGGCCGAGCCCGGCGCGCACCTGGTCAACATCTCCAGCCTCTTCGGGCTGATCGCCCCCGCCGGGCAGGCCGCCTACTCGGCGAGCAAGTTCGCGGTACGCGGGTTCACCGAGGCGCTGCGCCACGAGCTGGTCGACGACGGCGTCGGCGTCACCTCGGTGCACCCCGGCGGCATCCGGACCCGGATCGCCGCCAGCGCCCGGGTGGGCAGCGGCGTCCCCGTCGCCGAGTACGAGGCCGGCCGGAAGCAGTTCGAGAAGCTGCTCTCCATCGACCCGGCGAAGGCCGCCGAGGTGATCCTGCGGGGCGTCGAGCGCCGCCGGGGCCGGGTGCTGATCGGCTGGTCGGCGAAGCTGCCCGACCTGCTGGCCCGGCTCGCCCCCGCCTCGTACGGGAAGGTCCTGGCACTGGGCATGCGCCCGCCGCGCGCCGCGGCCCCCGCGCCCACCGGGGCCGTCACCACCGGATCGGGTGGCCCCGCGTGACCGTCACCCTGCCGGCGGCCGACGAGCTGACCGTGGCCGGCCGGCGGGTCCGCTGCCGGGTCACCGGCACCGGCCCGCCGGTGGTGCTGATCCACGGCATCGGCCGCACCCTCGACGACTTCACCGACCAGCAGGAGGCCCTCGCCCGCGACCACCGGGTGCTCAGCGTCGACCTGCCCGGACACGGCGGCTCCGCGCCCCTGGACGCGCCGCACACCCTGCCCGCGCTGGCCCGCGCGGTCGCCGAGTTCCTCGACGCGACGGGCGTCACCGGCGGGGCCCACCTGGTCGGCAGCTCGCTCGGCGGGGCCGTGGCGATGCGCCTGGCCGTGGACCGGCCGGACCGGGCGGCGAGCCTGGTGCTGGTCAACAGCGCCGGCTTCGGCCGCGAGGTGACCTTCGCGCTGCGGGTGCTCGCGCTGCGCCCGCTGGCCCGGCTGCTGCTGCGCCCGCACCCGGCGGTCACCCGCCGCACCGAACGGGCCATCTTCCACGACCCGAGCTACGTCACCGAGGTACGCCTGTCCACCGCCCTGGCCGCCGCCCGTGAGCCGCACGCCGCCCGGGTGATGCTGGAGCTGGTGGGCAGTCTCGGCACCTTCCGTGGGGTCCGCCCGCAGTGGCGCGCGGAGTTGCTCGCCGAGGTCGCCGCGCTCGGCCTGCCCACCCTGGTGGTCTGGGGCGACCGGGACCGCATCCTGCCGGTGCAGCACCTGACCCGCGCCGGTCGCCAGTTCCCGCACGC
This genomic window contains:
- a CDS encoding SDR family NAD(P)-dependent oxidoreductase produces the protein MRDYVFPGGTAVVTGAASGIGEALAHGLARRGAHLVLLDRDADRLDAVVAAIRTAHPDRRIETHLVDLADADATDRVAAAVRAAHPRIRLLVNNAGVALGGRFDQVTLDEFLWVVDINFRAVVRLTHALLPALKAEPGAHLVNISSLFGLIAPAGQAAYSASKFAVRGFTEALRHELVDDGVGVTSVHPGGIRTRIAASARVGSGVPVAEYEAGRKQFEKLLSIDPAKAAEVILRGVERRRGRVLIGWSAKLPDLLARLAPASYGKVLALGMRPPRAAAPAPTGAVTTGSGGPA
- a CDS encoding alpha/beta fold hydrolase: MTVTLPAADELTVAGRRVRCRVTGTGPPVVLIHGIGRTLDDFTDQQEALARDHRVLSVDLPGHGGSAPLDAPHTLPALARAVAEFLDATGVTGGAHLVGSSLGGAVAMRLAVDRPDRAASLVLVNSAGFGREVTFALRVLALRPLARLLLRPHPAVTRRTERAIFHDPSYVTEVRLSTALAAAREPHAARVMLELVGSLGTFRGVRPQWRAELLAEVAALGLPTLVVWGDRDRILPVQHLTRAGRQFPHARTHLFPDTGHMPQIERAAEFETLVRGFWAELDTAPA